One Peromyscus leucopus breed LL Stock chromosome 4, UCI_PerLeu_2.1, whole genome shotgun sequence genomic region harbors:
- the Zdhhc12 gene encoding palmitoyltransferase ZDHHC12 isoform X2, with amino-acid sequence MTSNKDLFGIKKKECHQGAPSCKPCQSPLESKHRVASGHHRWNLCLVEGGAKDRHVRACGGWGSFRGFRLPALAKLPGPRGAELGSYGLCARRPRPRSPLAPVGLRGRGCHPIDSLPEPPGPRPRCEATNPRVATAPLLPGPSFRALLPGRLERGAEAMALWALLSPGVLVRTGHTVLTWGITLVLFLHDTELRQWEEQGELFLPLTFLLLVLGSLLLYLAVSLMDPGYVTTHPQPQEEPKEEQTAMVPQAIPLRRCRYCLVLPLRARHCRDCRRCVRRYDHHCPWMENCVGERNHPLFVAYLALQLVVLLWGLYLAWSGLRFFQPWGLWLRSTGLLFTTFLLLSFCSLVVGLLLASHLYLVAINTTTWEFISSHRIAYLRQRTGNPFDRGLTRNLAHFFCGWPSGPWETLWAEEEEEGSSQAV; translated from the exons ATGACTTCAAATAAAGATCTGTTTGGTatcaaaaaaaaagagtgtcatCAAGGCGCACCTTCGTGCAAGCCCTGCCAATCACCCCTTGAGAGCAAGCACCGCGTGGCCTCCGGGCATCACAGATGGAACCTGTGTCTTGTGGAGGGGGGCGCCAAAGACAGGCACGTGCGCGcatgcggggggtgggggtcttTCCGAGGCTTCCGCCTCCCCGCCTTAGCAAAGTTACCTGGCCCACGGGGGGCGGAGTTAGGGAGTTACGGTCTGTGCGCGCGCCGGCCCCGCCCTCGGTCTCCTCTGGCACCTGTTGGCCTGAGGGGCCGCGGCTGCCACCCAATAGACAGCCTCCCTGAGCCGCCAGGGCCCCGCCCCCGATGCGAAGCCACCAATCCCCGCGTTGCCACCGCCCCTCTGCTCCCTGGCCCCTCCTTCCGCGCGCTTCTTCCGGGCCGGCTGGAGCGGGGGGCCGAGGCCATGGCTCTCTGGGCGCTGCTCAGCCCTGGGGTGCTGGTGCGGACTGGGCACACCGTGCTGACCTGGGGGATCACGCTGGTGCTCTTCCTGCACGACACCG agCTCCGTCAATGGGAAGAACAAGGGGAGCTGTTCCTGCCCCTCACCTTCCTGCTCCTGGTTCTGGGCTCCCTGTTGCTCTACCTGGCTGTATCACTCATGGACCCGGGCTATGTGACCACGCATCCCCAACCTCAG GAGGAACCTAAGGAGGAACAGACAGCCATGGTTCCCCAGGCTATCCCACTTCGGCGTTGCAGATACTGCCTGGTGCTG CCCCTGCGAGCCCGACACTGCCGGGACTGCCGCCGCTGCGTTCGCCGCTATGACCACCACTGCCCCTGGATGGAGAACTGTGTGGGGGAACGCAACCACCCGCTCTTCGTGGCCTACCTGGCACTGCAGCTGGTGGTTCTCCTCTGGGGCCTGTACCTGGCGTG GTCGGGTCTCCGGTTCTTCCAGCCCTGGGGGCTGTGGCTCCGGTCTACCGGGCTCCTGTTTACCACCTTCCTGCTGCTTTCCTTCTGCTCACTGGTGGTCGGCCTGCTCCTGGCCTCACACCTCTACCTGGTGGCCATCAATACTACTACCTGGGAATTCATATCTTCACACCGAATCGCCTACCTCCGCCAGCGCACCGGCAACCCCTTTGACCGAGGTCTGACTCGAAACCTGGCCCACTTCTTCTGTGGGTGGCCCTCTGGGCCCTGGGAGACCCTGTgggctgaagaggaggaggaaggcagcagCCAGGCTGTCTAG
- the Zdhhc12 gene encoding palmitoyltransferase ZDHHC12 isoform X1, with product MTSNKDLFGIKKKECHQGAPSCKPCQSPLESKHRVASGHHRWNLCLVEGGAKDRHVRACGGWGSFRGFRLPALAKLPGPRGAELGSYGLCARRPRPRSPLAPVGLRGRGCHPIDSLPEPPGPRPRCEATNPRVATAPLLPGPSFRALLPGRLERGAEAMALWALLSPGVLVRTGHTVLTWGITLVLFLHDTELRQWEEQGELFLPLTFLLLVLGSLLLYLAVSLMDPGYVTTHPQPQEEPKEEQTAMVPQAIPLRRCRYCLVLQPLRARHCRDCRRCVRRYDHHCPWMENCVGERNHPLFVAYLALQLVVLLWGLYLAWSGLRFFQPWGLWLRSTGLLFTTFLLLSFCSLVVGLLLASHLYLVAINTTTWEFISSHRIAYLRQRTGNPFDRGLTRNLAHFFCGWPSGPWETLWAEEEEEGSSQAV from the exons ATGACTTCAAATAAAGATCTGTTTGGTatcaaaaaaaaagagtgtcatCAAGGCGCACCTTCGTGCAAGCCCTGCCAATCACCCCTTGAGAGCAAGCACCGCGTGGCCTCCGGGCATCACAGATGGAACCTGTGTCTTGTGGAGGGGGGCGCCAAAGACAGGCACGTGCGCGcatgcggggggtgggggtcttTCCGAGGCTTCCGCCTCCCCGCCTTAGCAAAGTTACCTGGCCCACGGGGGGCGGAGTTAGGGAGTTACGGTCTGTGCGCGCGCCGGCCCCGCCCTCGGTCTCCTCTGGCACCTGTTGGCCTGAGGGGCCGCGGCTGCCACCCAATAGACAGCCTCCCTGAGCCGCCAGGGCCCCGCCCCCGATGCGAAGCCACCAATCCCCGCGTTGCCACCGCCCCTCTGCTCCCTGGCCCCTCCTTCCGCGCGCTTCTTCCGGGCCGGCTGGAGCGGGGGGCCGAGGCCATGGCTCTCTGGGCGCTGCTCAGCCCTGGGGTGCTGGTGCGGACTGGGCACACCGTGCTGACCTGGGGGATCACGCTGGTGCTCTTCCTGCACGACACCG agCTCCGTCAATGGGAAGAACAAGGGGAGCTGTTCCTGCCCCTCACCTTCCTGCTCCTGGTTCTGGGCTCCCTGTTGCTCTACCTGGCTGTATCACTCATGGACCCGGGCTATGTGACCACGCATCCCCAACCTCAG GAGGAACCTAAGGAGGAACAGACAGCCATGGTTCCCCAGGCTATCCCACTTCGGCGTTGCAGATACTGCCTGGTGCTG CAGCCCCTGCGAGCCCGACACTGCCGGGACTGCCGCCGCTGCGTTCGCCGCTATGACCACCACTGCCCCTGGATGGAGAACTGTGTGGGGGAACGCAACCACCCGCTCTTCGTGGCCTACCTGGCACTGCAGCTGGTGGTTCTCCTCTGGGGCCTGTACCTGGCGTG GTCGGGTCTCCGGTTCTTCCAGCCCTGGGGGCTGTGGCTCCGGTCTACCGGGCTCCTGTTTACCACCTTCCTGCTGCTTTCCTTCTGCTCACTGGTGGTCGGCCTGCTCCTGGCCTCACACCTCTACCTGGTGGCCATCAATACTACTACCTGGGAATTCATATCTTCACACCGAATCGCCTACCTCCGCCAGCGCACCGGCAACCCCTTTGACCGAGGTCTGACTCGAAACCTGGCCCACTTCTTCTGTGGGTGGCCCTCTGGGCCCTGGGAGACCCTGTgggctgaagaggaggaggaaggcagcagCCAGGCTGTCTAG